In Lycium ferocissimum isolate CSIRO_LF1 unplaced genomic scaffold, AGI_CSIRO_Lferr_CH_V1 ctg23298, whole genome shotgun sequence, the DNA window TTTTTTTGTCTCTGTTGTAATTTAAATCCTGGTCTTCCAAAGACTTTCAGGACCACTGCTCCTTTCTTGCTTCTCTTACTCAAATATATTCTTACCTCTAAAAATCTTCTTACTTCTCTAGTCCAAGAAGACAACCTGAAACAAATATACTACACAGATACAAAAGTATGCCCACCAGAAAGCAGCAAGAAGATatagaaaaaagtgaaaacaggtTACAGGAAGAGATGAGAGCTCCTCTCATCACTCAAACAAATACAAGAGTAACAGAAGAGCAGGCAGAGAATGGCTGCTATGAGAAGAAGCAAAGCAGGTGCATGGTTTACCTCAGCACATTTGTGGCAGTGTGTGGTTCCTTTGCATTTGGATCTTGTGTGAGTCCATCTTTCTCAGTAGACCACTCAAGCTTTCCTCCCTCTTGACTTTAAGCTTTCCGCCTACAACCGTCATTTGTGATTTTTCTCGACTTTTCAGGCTGGCTACTCCTCACCAACACAGTCCGCAATCAGGGAAGATCTTAATTTATCTATAGCAGAGGTTAGAAAAAAGATATACATATTGGAAGGTGCACACCTACTGCTTATAGATACAGTATATTACAAGGAATGAAAGCTGGTGTTAGAAACTTTGGTTAGCTTAAACTTTCTTATACGTACAATTTTGTTTTATAATGTTAACACTTCTATTAAACAATAAACTCTATCACTAAGATGGTGCTGGATAGTACATCCTCCAAACTTTTTTTGCAGATTTGTGAGTTAGCCATTCCACGGACTCCTAATAGTTTTATATAGCCCACAACCATAAGTTCCATTAACTTCTTTACTTCTCCAATAATACTACTCCTCATATTTAGACACTGCGATGTTTCTCAATCTACCTGCAATCAGCCTGAAATACTTCTTCCGAGGAAACAAGAAATGACCTACTGTTAGGATGCACATGTTTGTATGTACATGGTTAATCTGGAAATAGAGGTTGTAATAGAGGAAAGCACATCAACGTGATGTCAAGAATAGACTTCGATTAGAAAACTTCAGTCCTTACTGGATTACCTATGTTGTTGAAGTGTTGGAATTCCAATCTGCGTTTACGTATTAGGCTTTATCTTGAATGTGCCTAACATTTTCTCCATGCAGTATTCCGTCTTTGGTTCAATACTGACATTTGGGGCGATGATTGGAGCAATCACAAGTGGTCCAATTGCTGATTATATTGGCCGCAAAGGGGTAAGCTGGAGAAGATTTTAACTATACCAATCTTCACTTTCACATATCTTCTTTATTATTAGCCTGATAATTATCTGAACCATTCCATGTAACATGCAAACAGGCAATGAGAGTGTCGAGCGCTTTCTGTGTTGCTGGGTGGTTAGCCATTTATTATGCTCAGGTTCATTATAAGTTCTCTTCTCCAATTCATGAGAAGGAATTTCTCTATAGGTCCTACAAACTGAtaattactttttcctcttcAAGGGAGCTCTTTCTCTGGACATTGGAAGATTGGCAACAGGATATGGAATGGGAGTTTTTTCTTACGTGGTACATACTCTGTTTCTTAGAGATTTTGTCAGAATATCCCACATAGTATGCTTTCAACCTTCTTGATTCCAACATTTCCATTGACAATAACAAACCAGGTGCCTGTATTTATAGCTGAAATTGCACCTACAGACTTACGAGGAGCTTTAACAACGATAAACCAGGTAGAGAAATACACTCTCTGCCTATGCTCCATATTCTTACGTTTTCCATATCATCTCCTGTTCAGCATCCATTGtactaaattattttaatttcattttgacAGAGTGATTATTGACAGAATTTGGAAATGATTTGATGATACAAAATTAGGATTTGTTGATACCGTAAAAAGACAGAAAATTAGTTCAAGAAACTTAGTTTAGGACTCTGACTCCTAAGGTAAATGAAATGTAGGAGACACTATATCACCAATTCATAGTTGAGATAACTTAAGAGCAATATTATTATTTCAGTCTTCACTAAAATAAGGAAAATCTAAATAGTAAGAAACATATTATACTTGATTATCATTCCTTGATTGTTTCTTACTTCTAAACCTTCAGCTGATGATATCTACTGGAGTCTCAGTTGCCTTCATCATAGGAACTATGATGACATGGAGGACTTTGGCATTAACAGGTATGCTTTAGTATCAAGTTGTATTGTGAGATCTAGAAAGAGCTATCTGCAACTgcaagggaaaagaaaagaaagatgaaggcAAAACAGAGAAATGACCACATTGAACAATGTATTCAAGTGATAAGAGTTCGTTTTTCCTTTTCAGGATTAGTACCATGTGTTGTTCTCCTTTTTGGTCTCTTCATCATTCCAGAGTCTCCTAGGTGGTTGGTGAGTTACAAAATTCAATGGCTAAGAGTTCATCCTGTCGGTGAAATCAAGATAATGGCATAACATTTCCACCATATCTGCAGGCGAAAATAGGACATCAAAAGGAGTTTGAAATTGCATTGCGCAGACATCGAGGCAAAAATGCTGACATATCTGAGGAGGCGGCTGAAATCCAGGTTCGTTATTTTGGAACAACCAAATTtcgtttctttccttttttggagGGCATCTAAAACTTCCTCAAATATTCTCCTAATATTACTTATCTGATATGCTTGACAGGATTATATAAAAACGCTTGAAAAGCTTCCCAAAGCCAACTTGTTTGATTTGTTTCAAAGAAGATACATGCGCTCAGTCATAGTAAATTTCCTTTCCACAGTTGTTTTCAACATTTTGGTAGCCAAAGCTGCTAGTTTCATATTCATGATAAATCTATGGCCAGGTAGGAGTTGGCCTTATGGTGTTTCAACAATTTGGTGGAATCAATGGAGTCATTTTCTACACTGGTAGCATATTTGAGTCCGCAGGTGGCAATATCTCATACTGAAATACCATTCTTTACATGCAAAGAAATGAAGGTTATTGAAGAATCGCTTAATATGACGAGCAAATGAGAGAAGATAACGTTTACAATTTGAAATCTAACTAATCCCCATAGATTACTTCCTTAGCCATTTGTATCTATGTTCCCAATTTGAGTGTGAAGAACCTAGCATTGTATTACCCTTCAAGAATTTAAAGCAAAGAACTCTGCCAGAAACTGCCTGTTCTTTACTGTATTTCTTTCCAGGATTCCCCTCTGACATCGGAACTATAATCTTTGCAATTGTGAAGGTTTCAACTCTTACTCTCTGAGTTCTAGGGATATTAGATATCTATTTCCTAAAGTATAGTGTTATAACTGATCTTCACCttacattattttcttcatCAGCTTCCCATCAACGCATTCGGTGCAGTCATAATTGACAGAGCAGGAAGAAAACCTCTTCTATTGGTATATCTCCAAAAAGAAAGCCAATTTATTGAGGATATTACCCGTTGCATTCACCCAATATAAAGATAAGCCATATCTTTGCAGGTTTCTTCAACAGGACTTGTCATCGGCTGTATATTAACTGGAATCTCATTCTATCTGAAGGTTAACATTAAATCCAAGATTGTTTGAAATCCTTAGAATACCTTTTGAACATTTTGACAAAAATATCATTATTGGACCAGGGACATGAAATTGCAGTAAAGGCAGCACCGATACTTGCGTTAACAGGCACACTGGTACCACCACCATCTTTCCTGATTAATCCTCAATGTAGTAGCTTATCCCAACCTATACCTCCCCCAACCAAGTAGAAAAAAGTGGAGGTCTTTCCTTCCAGTTTATCTAACAATTGTTCTCAAATGCAGGTCTATATCGGGGCCTTTTCAGCAGGAATGGGAGCAATTCCCTGGGTTGTAATGTCGGAGGTATGTATAATCTATACTATCCTCTTTTAAAATCTGATATATTTGAGCCTAAGATTGCTTTTCTTGCAGAtatatcctataaacattaaAGGGGCTGCTGGGAGTCTTGCAACACTAGTGAATTGGTTTGGGGCATGGGCTTGCTCTTACACTTTCAACTTCCTCATGACCTGGAGCTCTTTTGGTAAGACGTCGTCAATTGTCACAAATATCACTTCTGAACTAATGAGAAAATGAGAATTACGCAAAAGAAGCTATAGAAGTGCTGCCTAAAGAACCTATATTAGAAACCAGTCTTGCAACTTGAAATTGAAGGATAGGGCTGTGCAGGAAAGTCCATTTATCCATCACAGTAAAAGAATAATTGACAGAAGGAAGGAGAAACTAACAAGAGGGAAGGGGAATAAACAGTTTACTGCATAACAAGACAGCTAAAGGTTTTAGATCAAAGATTAGATATTTCTACTCACATTATTGGTTTCACCGGTTGCAGGTACTTTCATGCTTTATGCTGCAGTCAATGCACTCTCCATTTTGTTTGCGATCAAGATAGTACCTGAAACCAAAGGAAGAACTTTGGAACAAATCCAGGCTTCTATTAATTCATGATAAAATACCTTAGAACCTTAGTTCATCTTTCGAACTGAAATTTATTAAATAGCCAGAGAGATATCAGGAAGCATACTGTACTCATTGATTTATATTTCAGAATCCTAGCATTCTGCTCGCTTCTTTCTTAATTAGTACTTTGCAATCTTTGAGAAATTCAGCTATATGTTGACAAACCTAATGCCTTATTTTATGAGTGTTTCCTCAGTCTATAGTGATTAATTTGCAACCACTGGACGATACGGTATATCTGAAAATCACGAAAACAACAAAGCAATCAATATAATGTCCACGAGCTACACGATACAGATGAAGGGTGATAAGTCAAGGGTGGTCAAAGATAATTTCCACCAGATTACCATTTGCAGTTCTCTGAAGGAGATCCTTCAACTGTGGCTGCTTTTGCAGGTTCTTTTATTGTTTAagtggccatttggccatggatattttttacttttttcccgAGTTGAATTCTGGAAATCATATTTAGACATAAAATTCCGGAAAATTTGGATTTTCCGGAATTTGAAAATcaccaaaaatttattttcacttttttcactccaaatcactcacaaaaatttataaacaactCCAATTTGTATTCATGGTCAAACACaaactccaatttccaaatatcatttttcACTTCGAAAACAAAAACCACTTTTTCCAAATACTCAGAATAaatcatggccaaacgggccgtTAAGCTATGTCAATTAGAGATTAATAATCAAGTCCTCATTGCTCCAAGTTTGAATGGCCTATAAAGAAAGGAAGCTGTCTAGATATTATTCAGTTGATAAAATGTGAGAATACTGGTTCAACAAATTCAAATATAAACAATACACACACTAGATAATAAGCAGGGAAAAATCTACAGCGGAAATATCCGTCAAATCagcaatattttttatatttcagTATCTTCAATTGCTACCTCATACTTCCACATAACAATACCTAATTATTTTTGTCCCGGTTACTTTTAACTTTGCTGCCGTAGTCATATTAAATGCTTCAATTGCTGCATAATCAGACGTTATCGTTTTCACGCCCAACAGATGCATAATCCCAGTGGCCTATTTCATTTCATATAACCCCTCTTTCATGTAAGCCTGGCAACCGGTCCGGTTTGTATTTTTTGGGACTGGTTAACTCAGTAAAGCGGAATCAGAATGCGATTAAACTGGCTAACCggtccaaattttttttttttttttttttaattgttccGTTTCTTAAAATTTGGGGACCGTTGGCTAACggtccattttaaaaaaatattattgccAACGGCTCCAAACTCCCCTTTTGGCCCCTCAACCCccccaaacttatttttttaacactttaacccatcccccacccctatataaacccctctccattttcaattttaatccacaccaattcactcttctctttctctcaatttctctcaattatagctactttgcaacaattagccactttaaaaaATGGCCACtttagtttcaattattaattttgcaattataatattgttggtgaaatgggtgattttgcaacaatccgaagtagctctaaagctttggtggatttgcaattctggccgccttcactttgttggaaattagtctGGCAATTTGGTActttcgttccaactctatctttattttccgctatttaatttacgcaatgtAATTCTAGTAAtctaatttgttgcaatttgtttttttgtgatttatttgagtgtgatttaaattaattatatttaataatggctaagagatttagacgtggtgccggtagtagtggtattgttaggggtggttTAATGAGGAAAATTTGTGaacgaaacacctaatttaggtattgatgttagTGGAAatccacttttagatcatgaggcaatacaacaacattataccgacacttttaatgaaattgatgatgatgatgatgatgatgaaacacaagcccccgaaaatcccataggagatacaggtcctgcacaatcacatacacaagacaaaccgccaagaactcgtaagccaaccgctaaaatttggaaatttatgactaagaataagGAAAGACAAACAGCTACATGCAATAGATGTagacaaaaatttatttttaagcaACAAACTAGTAaagatggtggaacgggtacactaacgaatcatatgaaagGTAAACATAAGGATGTTTGGGGaaagcaaacgggttcaaatgcgggggtattcaaatgacaaTAGACCCACGAAAGCTATAGGTAAAAAATTTAAGTATGATAAGaaaaaaagagcgtgtagaaatagctaaaatggttgcttttgatgctctaccattttcctttccttcgggtttggggtttgttacttatattcaacgttgttataatccattatttgagggtattcctagaagtacttgtagagcggatgttatagatttgtataaaaaatatagattttatttgtgtcatgtatttaattctttaaattgtagtgtttctcttaccgccaatttgggtcttagtcttaacaagttagatttttttgctattacatgtcattgggttgatgataattgggtgatgcaaaaaaagaattatagcttttgatatgatgaagggaaaggtcGTCACGTGGAAAAATTTTTAGCGGATtgaatgtctactattatgagatttttttaacatttatagaaaaacactttgtattgctttagataatgcttctaataatacaaagccgattggtcttttaaaaaggaaattaaaccctccgctaaaaaaaaaaaatcatgtgagatgtagttgtcacattttaaacttgattattaaagatggtcttgagtgttttgaagattttattcaaaaatttagaaatgcggttgcgtttcttttttgtaatgctaatagggaaAAActgagagattttaagaattcttgtg includes these proteins:
- the LOC132043351 gene encoding sugar transporter ERD6-like 7 isoform X1, translating into MPTRKQQEDIEKSENRLQEEMRAPLITQTNTRVTEEQAENGCYEKKQSRCMVYLSTFVAVCGSFAFGSCAGYSSPTQSAIREDLNLSIAEYSVFGSILTFGAMIGAITSGPIADYIGRKGAMRVSSAFCVAGWLAIYYAQGALSLDIGRLATGYGMGVFSYVVPVFIAEIAPTDLRGALTTINQLMISTGVSVAFIIGTMMTWRTLALTGLVPCVVLLFGLFIIPESPRWLAKIGHQKEFEIALRRHRGKNADISEEAAEIQDYIKTLEKLPKANLFDLFQRRYMRSVIVGVGLMVFQQFGGINGVIFYTGSIFESAGFPSDIGTIIFAIVKLPINAFGAVIIDRAGRKPLLLVSSTGLVIGCILTGISFYLKGHEIAVKAAPILALTGTLVYIGAFSAGMGAIPWVVMSEIYPINIKGAAGSLATLVNWFGAWACSYTFNFLMTWSSFGTFMLYAAVNALSILFAIKIVPETKGRTLEQIQASINS
- the LOC132043351 gene encoding sugar transporter ERD6-like 7 isoform X2; amino-acid sequence: MPTRKQQEDIEKSENRLQEEMRAPLITQTNTRVTEEQAENGCYEKKQSRCMVYLSTFVAVCGSFAFGSCAGYSSPTQSAIREDLNLSIAEYSVFGSILTFGAMIGAITSGPIADYIGRKGAMRVSSAFCVAGWLAIYYAQGALSLDIGRLATGYGMGVFSYVVPVFIAEIAPTDLRGALTTINQLMISTGVSVAFIIGTMMTWRTLALTGLVPCVVLLFGLFIIPESPRWLAKIGHQKEFEIALRRHRGKNADISEEAAEIQDYIKTLEKLPKANLFDLFQRRYMRSVIVGVGLMVFQQFGGINGVIFYTGSIFESAGFPSDIGTIIFAIVKLPINAFGAVIIDRAGRKPLLLVSSTGLVIGCILTGISFYLKGHEIAVKAAPILALTGTLVYIGAFSAGMGAIPWVVMSEIYPINIKGAAGSLATLVNWFGAWACSYTFNFLMTWSSFGKSIYPSQ